From one Paenibacillus sp. FSL K6-1330 genomic stretch:
- a CDS encoding glycoside hydrolase family 125 protein, which translates to MEQFRLPKIPMPELELPQSIQAVLQEAEEKLAHRPKLLQLFKNCFPNTLETTTKLMEDGTTFVITGDIPAMWLRDSVEQVIHYIPFAKNDLQLQRILSGLIKRHFQYIHIDPYANAFNESANDWHWNTTDETEMSPWVWERKFEIDSLCFSVRLAYLYWKETGLTDVFDANFKSAMIKIIELFKTEQYHFEKSPYRFTRDNGIPTDSLRNNGLGMPVNYTGMIWSGFRSSDDACDFHYNIPGNMFAVVALRQMQEFAEWVFRDMKLLDELKRLEADVDHGIQLYGIYRHPEFGPIYAYETDGYGNYCLMDDAGTPGLMSIPYLGYCSADDPIYQNTRRFALSKENPFYYEGAVAKGIGSPHTPPDYIWHMALSMQGITAQTAEEKLQMIALLEATDADTGFMHEGFHADDPKVFTRSWFAWSNSLFSQLVYQAMKAGIL; encoded by the coding sequence ATGGAACAATTCAGACTCCCCAAAATACCAATGCCGGAGCTTGAGCTGCCGCAATCGATTCAGGCAGTTCTGCAAGAGGCTGAAGAAAAGCTTGCGCACCGTCCCAAGCTGCTTCAGCTGTTCAAGAACTGTTTTCCGAACACGCTGGAGACAACAACCAAACTGATGGAGGATGGCACAACATTTGTGATTACCGGTGATATCCCGGCCATGTGGCTGCGCGACTCGGTAGAACAGGTGATCCATTACATTCCGTTTGCGAAGAATGATCTGCAGCTGCAGCGGATTTTAAGCGGATTGATCAAACGCCATTTTCAATATATTCATATCGATCCTTATGCCAATGCCTTTAATGAATCGGCGAATGATTGGCATTGGAACACAACCGACGAAACTGAAATGTCCCCATGGGTGTGGGAGCGCAAATTTGAGATTGATTCGCTATGCTTCTCTGTTCGCTTGGCCTACCTGTACTGGAAGGAAACCGGCCTTACGGATGTGTTTGACGCCAACTTCAAGTCGGCTATGATTAAGATTATTGAGCTGTTTAAAACGGAACAATACCATTTCGAGAAATCGCCTTACCGTTTCACACGGGATAACGGAATTCCAACGGATTCCTTGCGCAATAACGGGCTCGGCATGCCGGTGAATTATACGGGCATGATCTGGTCCGGCTTCCGTTCAAGTGATGACGCTTGCGATTTCCACTACAATATTCCAGGCAACATGTTCGCCGTTGTCGCCTTGCGTCAAATGCAGGAATTCGCGGAATGGGTATTCCGGGATATGAAGCTGTTGGATGAACTGAAACGACTCGAAGCCGACGTGGATCACGGAATTCAGTTGTACGGCATTTACCGTCATCCGGAGTTTGGACCGATTTACGCCTATGAAACAGACGGTTACGGAAATTACTGCTTGATGGATGATGCGGGAACACCTGGATTGATGTCCATTCCTTATCTGGGTTATTGCTCTGCAGATGATCCGATCTACCAAAACACCAGACGGTTTGCGCTAAGCAAAGAAAATCCTTTCTACTACGAAGGCGCTGTTGCCAAAGGAATCGGCAGTCCGCATACGCCGCCGGATTATATCTGGCATATGGCCTTGTCCATGCAGGGAATTACGGCACAAACGGCAGAAGAGAAGCTGCAGATGATTGCATTGCTGGAAGCAACCGATGCCGATACCGGATTTATGCACGAAGGCTTCCATGCCGACGATCCGAAAGTTTTCACCAGATCATGGTTTGCCTGGTCCAACAGCCTCTTCTCGCAATTGGTGTATCAGGCGATGAAAGCAGGGATTCTATGA
- a CDS encoding beta-galactosidase, protein MSGRLIVFYDPSFPAAEAAGLPASAAALNAFDVVCRAENLAEALESAGGQGASFVNLHAPYFPKSAWRAILDFLRNGGGLVSIGGAPFKRPVRMEDGVWVVEHEQTAYHQQLHIHEALPVDSGRVDHLTSSDVIPLMESSRERLSINETWNLVPHVTKSSDLPHQMGSAGPMDTRIYPLLKGSTAKGREVAAPVVLWENVGGPFLGGRWLFVNQPLSASFWEQDGGEEVRSWAAFCAKGITELWIKPNYATYESGERAILTLQAQRLGRKLSEQEPQSWTFRISVQHDQDESLSWNHSVKVDVTGQFHVQRIPVMLDIKPGSYRVVCEVEGPDGEIRRLRQGFWGADSELLQAGTPVTCNRDYFIKDGRPLPVVGMTYMTSDVARKFLFLPNTDVWDRDMAQMRGAGINWIRTGIWTAYRNIMQVDGHASEEVLRSIDAFLLTAKKHDLQVTFTFFSFTPETWEGQNPYLDPRSVEAQKRFIRSIISRHKDTKNVDWDLINEPSMFDPPQIFSDGPRSAKDPFEKQAYIEWLKKRHGSIERLQERWNMTADQLPGFDSVVPPEPQVINFDVQDMHQGKKGTQWLDYALFSMDMHNRWAKELYDDIKEVCPDHMVTVGQDEALGAQRPSPFFYAEAVDYTTVHSWWFNDYLIWDGIFAKTPDKPNLIQETGIMYVETPDGRAKRSEAELRNLLERKYAYAFSTGGAGAIHWIWNTNFYMDNANESHIGAVRADGTEKPEADVSYDFGAFMEDIRDMFKGRKLEETAVIFPYSNDFSNRKLAFEATTKATRALAYELNVPFRAVGEYDLSSLRNHPVKFIILPSAHNVDDQAFAELMDIVKETGATLLLTGPIGLDAYWHQVDRMTEELGERKLANVRREESLRIGDRTWSASYGHRKIAELTKEIPAGSGAKPADMAGDSIVDVKLGAGRLLWSPLPVELNDRIDTISALYRYALELSAADTGLIWNQGGEHSGVYGRKVTFEEGALFVFGSEQSWDTNVEVKDPSTGLIYSFVLEADRSILFAVDASGDLLSVYRPDEVEITVSKG, encoded by the coding sequence ATGAGCGGGCGTCTGATTGTATTTTATGATCCGTCCTTTCCGGCAGCAGAAGCTGCCGGTTTGCCGGCTAGCGCGGCGGCTCTGAATGCATTCGATGTCGTGTGCCGCGCTGAGAATTTGGCTGAAGCACTGGAATCTGCAGGAGGACAGGGCGCAAGCTTTGTCAATTTGCATGCGCCTTACTTCCCGAAAAGCGCCTGGAGAGCGATCCTGGACTTTCTGAGAAATGGCGGCGGCTTGGTCAGCATTGGGGGCGCACCTTTCAAGCGTCCTGTCCGCATGGAGGACGGCGTTTGGGTGGTGGAGCACGAACAGACGGCATACCATCAGCAGCTCCACATACATGAAGCGCTGCCAGTGGACAGCGGACGCGTCGACCATCTGACTTCCAGTGACGTTATTCCCCTTATGGAGAGCAGCCGGGAGCGGTTATCCATAAACGAAACGTGGAACCTGGTTCCACATGTCACCAAAAGCAGTGATTTGCCGCATCAGATGGGATCGGCCGGGCCGATGGATACGCGGATTTATCCGCTCCTTAAGGGGAGCACAGCGAAGGGAAGAGAAGTCGCGGCTCCTGTCGTTCTGTGGGAAAATGTCGGCGGGCCATTCTTGGGCGGACGCTGGCTGTTTGTGAATCAGCCTCTCTCTGCTTCATTCTGGGAACAGGATGGAGGCGAAGAGGTGCGCAGCTGGGCGGCATTCTGTGCGAAGGGGATTACCGAGCTGTGGATCAAGCCGAATTATGCGACCTATGAGTCTGGCGAGCGTGCGATCCTGACCCTGCAGGCACAACGGCTTGGCCGGAAACTTTCCGAACAAGAGCCGCAGAGCTGGACGTTCCGCATCTCCGTCCAACACGACCAAGATGAATCCTTATCATGGAATCATTCCGTGAAGGTGGATGTGACCGGACAATTTCATGTACAGCGCATTCCGGTTATGCTGGATATCAAGCCAGGGTCTTATCGGGTGGTGTGTGAAGTCGAAGGGCCGGATGGAGAAATCCGCAGGCTGAGACAAGGGTTCTGGGGAGCGGATTCCGAGCTTTTGCAGGCGGGTACGCCTGTAACCTGCAATCGGGATTACTTCATCAAGGATGGTCGCCCACTGCCTGTTGTCGGGATGACTTACATGACGTCCGATGTAGCGCGTAAGTTCCTGTTCCTTCCGAATACGGATGTGTGGGATCGCGATATGGCGCAAATGCGGGGTGCGGGCATCAATTGGATTCGTACCGGGATCTGGACCGCGTACCGCAATATTATGCAGGTGGACGGGCATGCATCCGAAGAGGTCTTGCGTTCGATTGACGCCTTCCTGTTAACGGCGAAGAAGCATGATTTGCAGGTAACATTCACGTTCTTCTCCTTCACGCCGGAGACTTGGGAAGGCCAAAATCCTTACCTCGATCCGCGAAGCGTGGAAGCGCAGAAGCGTTTCATACGTTCCATCATTAGTAGACATAAAGATACGAAGAATGTGGACTGGGATCTGATTAATGAGCCATCCATGTTCGATCCGCCGCAGATTTTCTCGGACGGCCCGCGTTCCGCGAAGGATCCGTTTGAGAAACAAGCTTATATCGAATGGCTGAAAAAGCGTCATGGTTCGATTGAGCGTCTGCAGGAACGTTGGAATATGACAGCGGATCAGCTGCCGGGTTTTGACTCCGTGGTTCCGCCGGAACCTCAAGTCATTAATTTTGATGTTCAAGACATGCATCAAGGGAAAAAAGGCACACAATGGCTCGATTATGCACTGTTCTCGATGGACATGCATAACCGCTGGGCCAAGGAGTTATATGACGATATCAAAGAGGTATGCCCTGATCATATGGTTACCGTTGGACAGGACGAGGCCCTTGGGGCACAGCGTCCATCTCCGTTCTTCTATGCCGAAGCCGTAGACTATACGACGGTTCACTCCTGGTGGTTCAACGACTATTTGATCTGGGATGGCATATTTGCCAAAACGCCGGATAAACCGAACCTGATTCAGGAAACAGGCATCATGTACGTGGAGACACCGGATGGCCGGGCGAAGCGAAGCGAAGCCGAGCTTCGGAATCTGCTGGAGCGCAAGTATGCTTACGCCTTCTCCACAGGAGGCGCTGGAGCCATTCATTGGATCTGGAACACGAATTTCTACATGGATAATGCCAATGAATCGCATATCGGAGCTGTCCGCGCTGACGGCACGGAGAAACCGGAAGCGGATGTGTCGTATGATTTCGGTGCCTTCATGGAAGACATCCGGGACATGTTTAAAGGCCGGAAGCTGGAAGAAACCGCGGTCATTTTCCCTTATTCGAACGATTTCTCGAACCGGAAGCTCGCTTTTGAAGCGACGACCAAGGCGACGCGCGCGCTTGCTTACGAGCTGAACGTGCCGTTCCGTGCTGTCGGGGAGTATGATTTAAGCTCGCTGCGTAACCATCCGGTGAAATTCATCATTCTGCCGAGCGCGCACAATGTCGATGACCAGGCGTTTGCTGAGTTGATGGATATCGTGAAGGAAACGGGAGCTACATTGCTTCTGACGGGTCCAATCGGTCTGGATGCATATTGGCATCAGGTCGATCGAATGACAGAGGAGCTGGGCGAGCGGAAGCTGGCGAATGTGCGCCGGGAAGAAAGCTTGCGCATTGGGGACCGTACATGGTCTGCATCGTATGGACATCGGAAGATTGCCGAGCTGACCAAAGAAATTCCGGCAGGCAGCGGGGCGAAACCGGCCGATATGGCTGGCGATTCCATCGTGGACGTGAAGCTTGGGGCAGGACGTCTTCTCTGGAGCCCGCTTCCTGTTGAATTGAATGATCGAATCGACACCATTTCGGCTTTATATCGGTATGCATTGGAGCTATCTGCTGCCGACACAGGGCTCATCTGGAATCAAGGCGGAGAACATTCCGGCGTATATGGACGCAAGGTAACGTTTGAAGAAGGAGCACTCTTCGTATTCGGCTCGGAGCAATCGTGGGACACGAACGTCGAGGTAAAGGATCCTTCAACAGGACTCATCTATTCATTCGTGCTGGAAGCGGATCGTTCGATCTTGTTTGCAGTAGATGCAAGCGGTGACCTGTTATCGGTGTACCGCCCGGATGAGGTCGAAATCACAGTATCGAAGGGCTAA
- a CDS encoding alpha-mannosidase: MDQSRKAHIISHTHWDREWYLPYEKHHVRLIELMDSLLETMEKDSEYRSFFLDGQTIIIEDYLQVRPEKKEQLEKLITDGRIIIGPWYILQDAYLTSSEANVRNMQIGHQDAERYGTVAKIGYFPDTFGLTGQIPQLMLQSGIDNAFFGRGVKPTGFNNTVSDSGYESSFSELMWEGPDGSKVLGILFANWYSNGNEVPVDEAEAKAFWDRKLADAEKYASTPELLYMNGCDHQPIQTDLPEGIRTAKKLYPDTEFIHSNFDDYLTAVREKLPQDLSSVKGELRSQRTDGWGTLVNTASARVYLKQMNQRGQTLLEKVAEPLASYASLLGKEYPHHLFTYAWKTLMQNHPHDSICGCSVDEVHREMVTRFEKSAHVAENIVDDSVRVIADAVDTTAFEQWGSDPLPLVVFNTTGWSRSGTVSIELDAKRLYFREGYSLEETSRRMKEIDLSGRVLVNAQGQAVPCTVEDLGLQFGYDLPDDRFRQPYMCRRVRLTFEANAIPAMGLTTYAWVKSEVKPAEVASLISKSNVMENELIKIEIAEDGSFSLTDKKNGQVYRDLGVYENTGDIGNEYMYKQPDGEAALTTKGQTAQVSVLEDTPYRASIEIVHNWSIPAMADSKLDEEQHELIYYPNRKAQRSSEMVPMRIRTVISLNRSGKGVEIEATMDNQAKDHRVRALFPTDLLASSHNVDSMFEVATRDNEPAAEWENPSYTAHQQAFVDVSTATAGLTVANQGLNEYEVLRDGRNTIAVTLLRSVGELGDWGYFPTPEAQCIGVHTVRMEVIPHQGDGMKSGAYAEAYQFQIPWTVAQTGVHAGAVASTSAPFEWSHEELAFSSLKVNPKTGDLMLRWFNMAGTDTELKLKSSLPSQGVYKSSILEVEGAVQSFDGDGSFTQPVKPHEIVTLGVKVSVK; the protein is encoded by the coding sequence ATGGATCAATCCAGAAAAGCACATATTATTTCGCATACTCACTGGGACCGCGAGTGGTATTTACCGTATGAAAAGCACCATGTGCGGCTGATCGAGCTCATGGACAGCTTGCTAGAGACGATGGAGAAGGACTCGGAATACCGCAGCTTTTTCCTTGATGGCCAGACGATTATTATCGAAGATTATTTGCAGGTAAGACCTGAGAAGAAAGAGCAGCTTGAGAAGCTGATCACGGACGGACGTATCATTATCGGTCCATGGTACATTTTGCAGGATGCCTACCTCACGAGCAGTGAAGCTAACGTGAGAAATATGCAGATAGGACACCAGGATGCCGAGCGATATGGCACGGTTGCCAAAATCGGTTATTTCCCGGATACATTTGGACTTACAGGCCAAATTCCGCAGTTGATGCTGCAGTCCGGCATTGATAATGCCTTCTTCGGCCGGGGCGTAAAGCCAACGGGCTTTAACAATACCGTCTCCGACAGCGGCTATGAGTCTTCATTCTCAGAGCTGATGTGGGAAGGCCCGGATGGCTCCAAGGTGCTGGGCATCCTGTTTGCCAACTGGTACAGTAACGGTAACGAGGTTCCCGTTGATGAAGCGGAAGCGAAGGCATTCTGGGACCGCAAGCTGGCGGATGCCGAGAAGTATGCTTCCACACCTGAGCTGCTCTATATGAACGGGTGTGACCATCAGCCGATACAGACCGATCTTCCGGAAGGCATCCGTACAGCGAAGAAGCTGTATCCGGATACGGAATTCATTCATTCCAATTTTGACGATTACCTGACAGCCGTTCGGGAGAAGCTGCCGCAAGATCTTTCCTCCGTAAAAGGAGAACTGCGCAGTCAGCGTACCGATGGATGGGGTACACTTGTGAATACCGCTTCGGCACGCGTATACCTGAAGCAGATGAACCAGCGGGGCCAGACCTTGCTGGAAAAAGTGGCCGAACCGCTTGCATCCTACGCCAGCCTGCTCGGCAAGGAGTATCCGCATCATCTGTTCACCTATGCGTGGAAGACGCTGATGCAGAATCATCCGCATGACAGCATCTGCGGCTGCAGCGTGGACGAAGTTCACCGCGAGATGGTGACCCGCTTTGAGAAAAGCGCACACGTGGCTGAAAATATCGTGGACGATAGCGTTCGCGTCATTGCCGATGCGGTTGACACAACCGCCTTCGAACAATGGGGATCCGATCCGCTGCCGCTTGTTGTTTTCAATACGACGGGATGGAGCCGCAGCGGTACGGTCAGCATTGAGCTGGACGCGAAACGCCTTTATTTCCGGGAAGGTTACTCTTTGGAGGAAACCAGCCGCCGGATGAAGGAAATCGACTTGTCCGGCCGTGTGCTGGTTAACGCACAAGGTCAAGCTGTGCCTTGCACCGTTGAGGATCTGGGTCTTCAGTTCGGGTACGATCTGCCGGACGACCGTTTCCGCCAGCCGTATATGTGCCGCCGTGTGAGACTTACCTTCGAGGCAAACGCGATCCCAGCAATGGGCTTAACTACTTATGCTTGGGTGAAGAGCGAAGTGAAGCCTGCCGAGGTAGCATCCTTAATTAGTAAGTCCAATGTGATGGAGAATGAGCTGATCAAGATTGAGATCGCTGAGGATGGTTCCTTCTCCTTGACGGATAAAAAGAACGGACAAGTATACCGGGATCTGGGCGTCTATGAAAATACCGGAGATATCGGTAATGAATATATGTACAAACAGCCGGATGGCGAAGCAGCATTGACCACGAAGGGCCAAACCGCCCAAGTTTCGGTTCTGGAAGATACGCCTTACCGCGCATCCATTGAAATCGTTCATAACTGGTCCATTCCGGCTATGGCGGACAGCAAGCTGGATGAAGAGCAGCATGAGCTCATCTATTATCCGAACCGCAAAGCGCAAAGATCGAGCGAAATGGTGCCAATGCGCATTCGTACCGTAATCAGTCTGAACCGCAGCGGTAAAGGCGTGGAGATCGAAGCGACAATGGATAATCAAGCGAAGGATCATCGGGTGCGTGCATTGTTCCCAACGGATCTGCTGGCATCGTCCCATAACGTGGATTCCATGTTTGAAGTGGCAACTCGGGATAATGAACCTGCTGCCGAATGGGAGAATCCAAGCTATACCGCTCATCAACAGGCATTCGTTGATGTCTCGACAGCTACTGCAGGATTGACAGTAGCTAACCAGGGCTTGAATGAATATGAAGTCCTGCGTGACGGCCGGAATACCATCGCTGTTACATTGCTTCGTTCCGTAGGCGAGCTCGGTGACTGGGGGTACTTCCCTACGCCTGAAGCTCAGTGCATCGGCGTGCATACGGTACGTATGGAGGTCATTCCGCATCAGGGCGACGGCATGAAGTCAGGCGCATACGCCGAGGCTTACCAATTCCAAATCCCATGGACGGTTGCACAGACCGGGGTCCATGCCGGCGCTGTCGCATCGACTTCCGCACCGTTTGAATGGAGCCATGAAGAACTTGCGTTCTCTTCCCTGAAAGTGAATCCGAAGACCGGGGATCTGATGCTGCGCTGGTTCAATATGGCAGGCACGGATACTGAGCTGAAGCTGAAATCTTCTCTACCTTCCCAGGGTGTGTATAAGAGCTCTATTCTGGAAGTAGAGGGAGCGGTTCAAAGCTTTGATGGCGATGGAAGCTTCACGCAGCCGGTTAAGCCTCACGAAATCGTAACACTGGGAGTTAAAGTTTCGGTCAAGTAA
- a CDS encoding L,D-transpeptidase, with protein sequence MIKGISRILIFTLLLVFFFPAVSQGASGQKLDSKYTKYAQFIVIDKSTNKLTYYEKGKVIKTFPVATGKKPSYTPEGLFRIHEKVKNRPYYKEGIKGGDPRNPLGDRWLGINVKVNGRVSYAYAIHGNNNANSIGKYVSAGCIRMHNKDVRWLYDKVKMSTPVLIQK encoded by the coding sequence ATCATTAAGGGCATCAGCCGCATACTGATCTTCACCTTACTGCTGGTTTTCTTTTTCCCCGCCGTATCCCAAGGCGCTTCCGGACAGAAGCTGGACAGTAAGTACACCAAATACGCACAGTTTATTGTCATTGATAAATCCACCAACAAACTGACGTATTATGAAAAAGGTAAGGTCATAAAAACATTTCCCGTCGCTACAGGCAAAAAACCCTCCTATACACCGGAAGGCCTGTTCAGAATTCACGAAAAAGTGAAGAACAGACCTTACTACAAGGAAGGCATCAAGGGAGGAGACCCGCGCAATCCGCTTGGGGATCGCTGGCTCGGCATTAATGTGAAAGTGAACGGTAGAGTTAGCTACGCGTACGCCATACATGGAAACAACAACGCCAACTCGATCGGCAAGTACGTGTCGGCAGGTTGTATACGGATGCATAATAAAGACGTACGCTGGCTTTACGACAAGGTGAAAATGAGTACCCCCGTCCTCATCCAAAAATAA